The Natronoglycomyces albus genome has a segment encoding these proteins:
- a CDS encoding lantibiotic dehydratase produces MSRSQPPVALRRTDANAAASQRDWIASIWACQDFSAAIEIASPALTTRINAILTGTVSDSRQVRRAALALLRYALRASTRATPFGLFAGVAPLGFTDEAVARMGAAHQVMARVEAVQLEQLIWECERELFPRFRVVANNLARVQAGRLSLLSIARTSDCEPREVTLRHTAAVEAVRQLAQTPVSCEELIAALARRFPWAAGAKITALVRTLMDQGVLLSQLRAPMSQPDPLRHLLDALPDQAKGEPAAFATARQMRSHLDAVSEARQVSTCRTALRSAAEHVRTRQSNPLAVDMRLDARVGIPASVVNEAEKAAVALLRLSRFPNGSPSWADYRDVFLERYGIGAIVPLGELLDPVAGVGFPAGFRDSLYARSSPSLTDRDRSLIALAHRTVCEGQLDVDLNTDDLAGLAAEDVVPAPHVGLAFHVRARSREDMNAGRYVLGVDGAARSVGTTEGRFLHLLDPAERERIATTWNELPTMIEGAQRVQLSGPPLYASTCNVARVPRMLPDHISLSEWPTGEEPARLEDLAVSAEIDRMFLVNRLNGRVVEPLLPNAVEPTTRMHPTQRFLAELPRAHTSTYATFDWGAAAALPVLPRLRLGRSILSPARWRIEPAQLPGHRSSWSEWIQHWDEIRKRLQLPDQVYLGNSDIRVRIDLNDEAHLVLLRTEIDRKGTAVLREAPTEADLGWINGRAHEITIPLATDTSPKPPPRGTTEAPRLSRSTEEHIPGASSWLYAKIYTHPSRFNELLTTDTDKLFSSWPTSPSWWFLRYLDPRPHLRLRIRLDESTSYGQAVERLGTWAAAMRTRGLIRDLTLDTYRPETGRYGYGEVMSAAEDVFATDTTVALTQIRHAQVTGTSHEALCAASLIEMAEVFTASGEDGTTWLLDHVNRSGAPLNRVHAAELDNLRNDGVPGDGPLDESESGQAVMAAWQRRRGALTAYRRALLETHQAPSNAVLSSLLHLHHIRAIGIDTDSERACLRLARNAALSSRARHHRSHA; encoded by the coding sequence ATGAGTCGTTCCCAACCACCCGTGGCGTTGCGGCGAACTGACGCCAATGCGGCGGCCTCTCAGCGAGACTGGATTGCCTCAATTTGGGCGTGTCAGGACTTCTCCGCAGCCATCGAGATTGCCTCTCCTGCCCTGACCACTCGCATCAACGCGATCCTGACGGGGACAGTCAGTGATTCACGTCAGGTTCGTCGCGCAGCGCTTGCGCTGTTGCGGTATGCCCTGCGCGCTAGCACGCGGGCGACCCCGTTCGGGCTCTTCGCCGGTGTGGCACCACTGGGGTTCACCGATGAGGCTGTCGCTCGGATGGGGGCTGCTCACCAGGTGATGGCTCGTGTTGAGGCGGTGCAGCTCGAGCAGTTGATATGGGAGTGTGAGCGGGAACTTTTCCCCAGGTTTCGGGTGGTGGCGAACAATCTGGCTAGGGTTCAGGCGGGCCGGTTGTCACTGCTGTCGATTGCTCGGACATCAGACTGTGAACCGCGTGAGGTCACATTGCGCCACACCGCAGCGGTGGAGGCGGTACGGCAGTTGGCACAAACACCGGTGAGCTGCGAAGAGCTCATAGCCGCTCTCGCACGGAGGTTTCCCTGGGCCGCTGGAGCAAAGATCACGGCGTTGGTGAGGACATTGATGGATCAAGGTGTCCTCCTCTCACAGTTGCGCGCACCGATGAGCCAGCCGGACCCACTACGACACCTGCTCGACGCGCTTCCCGACCAGGCCAAGGGAGAGCCAGCGGCATTTGCCACAGCACGCCAAATGCGCAGTCACCTCGATGCGGTCTCTGAGGCAAGACAGGTCAGCACCTGTCGAACTGCGTTGCGCTCAGCGGCCGAGCATGTCAGGACCCGCCAGAGCAATCCGCTGGCGGTGGATATGCGCCTCGACGCACGAGTGGGCATCCCGGCATCGGTAGTAAACGAAGCTGAGAAGGCCGCTGTGGCACTGTTGCGGCTGAGCCGTTTCCCGAACGGATCGCCTTCGTGGGCTGACTACCGCGACGTGTTCTTGGAACGGTATGGCATAGGCGCGATAGTGCCGCTGGGCGAACTGTTGGACCCGGTGGCGGGTGTGGGGTTTCCCGCTGGTTTTCGCGACTCGCTGTATGCGCGGAGCTCCCCGAGCTTGACTGACCGCGACCGGTCCCTTATCGCTTTGGCGCACCGGACTGTCTGCGAGGGGCAGTTGGACGTTGACCTCAATACCGATGATCTGGCCGGGCTAGCTGCGGAGGACGTTGTACCGGCGCCCCATGTGGGCTTGGCCTTCCACGTGCGCGCTCGCAGCCGCGAGGACATGAACGCCGGCCGCTACGTGTTGGGCGTCGATGGCGCTGCCCGCAGCGTCGGCACAACCGAGGGGCGCTTTTTGCACCTTTTGGACCCCGCCGAGCGAGAGCGCATCGCGACAACATGGAACGAGCTGCCCACGATGATCGAGGGGGCACAGCGAGTGCAACTGTCCGGCCCGCCGCTGTATGCGTCGACGTGCAACGTCGCCCGCGTCCCGCGTATGCTGCCCGACCACATCAGCCTAAGTGAGTGGCCTACCGGCGAGGAACCTGCGCGTTTGGAAGACTTGGCCGTCAGCGCCGAGATCGACCGGATGTTTCTGGTAAACCGTCTCAACGGTCGCGTGGTGGAACCGCTGCTACCCAACGCAGTCGAACCCACAACACGAATGCACCCCACCCAGCGTTTCCTCGCCGAGCTGCCCCGCGCCCACACCTCGACATACGCCACGTTTGACTGGGGAGCCGCCGCCGCACTACCGGTCCTACCACGCCTGCGCCTAGGTCGCAGCATCCTTAGTCCTGCCCGCTGGCGCATCGAGCCTGCCCAACTTCCTGGCCACCGAAGTTCCTGGAGCGAATGGATACAGCACTGGGACGAGATACGTAAACGTCTCCAGCTTCCCGACCAGGTCTACCTAGGAAACAGTGACATCCGGGTGCGCATCGACCTCAACGATGAGGCCCACCTAGTCCTGCTGCGCACCGAAATCGACCGCAAGGGAACGGCCGTACTGCGGGAGGCTCCAACGGAGGCCGACCTCGGGTGGATCAACGGACGCGCTCACGAAATCACCATCCCACTAGCCACAGACACCTCCCCGAAGCCCCCGCCGCGAGGCACCACCGAGGCTCCGAGGCTCTCACGGTCTACCGAAGAACATATCCCCGGCGCAAGCTCGTGGCTGTACGCCAAGATCTACACCCACCCCTCCCGCTTCAACGAACTACTCACCACTGACACCGACAAGCTGTTTTCCTCCTGGCCAACTTCGCCGAGCTGGTGGTTCCTGCGCTACCTTGACCCTCGCCCACACTTGCGTCTACGTATCCGGCTAGACGAATCGACCTCCTACGGACAGGCTGTTGAGCGCCTGGGGACGTGGGCGGCAGCGATGAGAACACGTGGCCTAATCCGTGACCTGACGTTGGACACCTACCGTCCCGAGACCGGCAGGTACGGATACGGCGAAGTCATGTCGGCAGCCGAGGACGTGTTCGCCACCGACACTACTGTCGCCCTCACCCAGATCCGTCACGCTCAAGTAACCGGAACCTCCCATGAAGCACTATGTGCCGCCAGCCTCATCGAAATGGCCGAGGTCTTCACCGCCTCAGGAGAGGACGGCACCACCTGGCTGCTTGACCACGTCAACCGCTCCGGTGCGCCACTGAATCGTGTCCACGCTGCCGAACTGGACAACCTCAGAAACGACGGCGTTCCCGGCGATGGCCCGTTGGACGAGTCCGAATCCGGCCAAGCGGTAATGGCGGCGTGGCAGCGGCGAAGAGGAGCCCTCACCGCCTACCGCCGCGCATTGCTAGAGACCCACCAAGCTCCCAGCAATGCGGTCTTGTCCTCATTGCTGCACTTGCACCACATCCGCGCCATCGGCATCGACACCGACAGCGAACGCGCATGCCTACGGCTCGCCCGCAACGCCGCGCTATCCAGCCGGGCCCGTCACCACAGGAGCCACGCATGA
- a CDS encoding thiopeptide-type bacteriocin biosynthesis protein, translating to MDTSHSAGPWLQTVVCWNDPRHAERVWANLLGPRMNHEVEKGTLTGWFLIRKSPSWLIRYAPAEPIPPEVARSAVGDIFARAAIADHVSDVTECIYEPETVAFGGDAAMETVHRLFAEDTHHFTRYLALLTAPGAVDRRRELSLLLNTALMRAAQQEWFECGDIWALVAAMRGSNNHLPDVADATALTVRQFITADPNTALSRLNESEADLVDSWLASYRLAGARLRELGSKGALLRGLRAVLAHIVLFSWNRIGLRLTDQRRLAAAARDAVFSLHAASLTLPHVPQQRSSQ from the coding sequence ATGGACACGAGTCATTCTGCGGGCCCATGGCTGCAAACCGTCGTGTGTTGGAACGACCCGCGCCACGCCGAACGTGTATGGGCCAACCTTCTCGGACCTCGCATGAACCACGAGGTAGAGAAGGGCACGCTCACAGGGTGGTTCCTCATTCGGAAGTCACCGTCTTGGCTAATCCGGTACGCGCCCGCTGAACCAATACCGCCAGAAGTGGCCCGTAGCGCTGTTGGCGACATCTTCGCCCGAGCCGCGATCGCCGATCATGTCAGTGACGTGACCGAGTGCATCTATGAACCTGAAACGGTCGCCTTTGGAGGCGATGCGGCTATGGAGACGGTTCACCGCCTATTCGCTGAGGACACCCATCACTTCACCCGGTACCTCGCACTCCTGACTGCACCTGGGGCTGTCGACCGACGACGTGAGCTGTCCTTGCTGCTAAACACGGCCCTTATGCGAGCGGCTCAACAAGAATGGTTCGAGTGCGGCGACATCTGGGCCCTCGTGGCGGCTATGCGCGGCAGCAACAATCATCTACCCGATGTCGCCGATGCAACCGCACTGACAGTGCGTCAGTTCATCACCGCCGACCCCAACACAGCGTTGAGTCGACTCAACGAGTCCGAAGCAGACCTCGTGGACAGTTGGCTTGCCTCCTACCGGTTGGCCGGAGCCCGTCTGCGAGAGCTAGGCAGCAAGGGCGCACTCCTGCGCGGTCTACGAGCGGTACTGGCCCACATCGTCCTTTTCTCGTGGAACCGGATCGGCCTGCGCCTGACCGACCAGCGGCGCCTAGCCGCTGCGGCACGAGACGCCGTCTTCAGCCTCCATGCCGCGAGCCTTACGCTGCCACACGTGCCCCAGCAGCGGAGCAGCCAATGA
- a CDS encoding lanthionine synthetase C family protein encodes MNTMTVTPEATMTATERAQHIAEALADPETVNLRHEATHESLGAGKLGVALLHLERARREQGDSARAHAWLRTSIHPAINSSAASNLFNGTPALAFSLHTTGAHALYKSQWTKLHQRAKEITAERLNLAQQRMKANRPGSFVEFGQLSGLTGLGTYLLHTEPTAKLTGEVLSYLVDLTRPLKLDGVTVPGWWANHDPYLGQSDAFPTGHANLGCAHGIGGVLALLAIAMRTGITVPGHRDAVELICAVYDAWQHENGWWPQWITLTDVKDGHISQPGPGRSSWCYGAPGIARSLQMAAIALRDPIRQRRAEDALLRCLADEDQRNTLTDSGLCHGLAGLYRIAQRAAEDAQDTQLVEALPGILHRLLTADSVESGFLDGDAGVALVLHEAGTPIDEGSTWDSALLLAAPRGPQ; translated from the coding sequence ATGAACACCATGACTGTCACTCCCGAAGCCACCATGACCGCAACCGAGCGCGCCCAGCACATCGCCGAGGCGTTGGCCGACCCCGAAACGGTCAACCTTCGCCACGAGGCAACCCATGAATCGTTGGGTGCGGGAAAATTGGGTGTCGCATTGCTACACCTGGAACGCGCCCGCCGTGAACAAGGTGACTCAGCAAGAGCCCACGCATGGTTGCGCACCAGCATCCACCCGGCGATCAACTCCTCAGCAGCGTCCAACCTTTTCAACGGCACACCAGCGCTGGCGTTCTCTCTGCACACCACCGGGGCACACGCACTCTATAAGAGTCAATGGACAAAGCTGCACCAGCGAGCCAAAGAGATCACTGCCGAGCGCTTGAACCTAGCCCAGCAACGCATGAAAGCGAACCGTCCCGGATCGTTTGTGGAGTTCGGGCAGCTCTCTGGCCTCACCGGGCTGGGAACTTATCTACTACACACCGAGCCCACGGCCAAGCTCACCGGTGAAGTGCTGTCCTATCTTGTCGACCTAACCAGGCCCTTGAAACTGGACGGGGTGACAGTTCCAGGATGGTGGGCCAACCACGACCCCTATCTGGGACAGTCCGATGCCTTTCCCACAGGCCACGCCAACCTCGGATGTGCCCACGGTATCGGTGGCGTCCTGGCCCTGCTCGCCATCGCCATGCGAACTGGGATCACCGTTCCGGGCCACCGCGACGCTGTTGAACTGATCTGTGCGGTTTATGACGCCTGGCAACACGAAAACGGATGGTGGCCCCAATGGATCACCCTCACCGACGTCAAAGACGGCCATATCTCTCAACCGGGTCCCGGCCGTTCAAGCTGGTGTTACGGCGCCCCCGGCATCGCCCGGTCTCTACAGATGGCCGCCATCGCGCTACGCGATCCGATCCGCCAACGCCGCGCTGAAGACGCGTTGCTGCGCTGCTTGGCCGATGAGGACCAACGCAACACGTTGACCGATTCTGGCCTCTGCCACGGTTTGGCTGGGCTATACCGCATCGCGCAACGCGCCGCTGAAGACGCACAAGATACCCAGCTGGTCGAAGCTCTCCCGGGCATCCTCCACCGCCTCCTGACCGCAGACTCCGTCGAGTCTGGATTCCTCGACGGAGATGCCGGAGTCGCGCTAGTCCTCCACGAGGCAGGGACTCCGATCGATGAGGGGTCAACGTGGGATTCGGCTCTGCTCTTGGCTGCGCCACGGGGGCCGCAATGA
- a CDS encoding FxLD family lanthipeptide → MNSDTTTAIDNDEFELDITLIESGPDLGAILYDTSDNCGHTCQSACVSCM, encoded by the coding sequence ATGAATTCCGATACGACTACCGCAATTGATAACGACGAGTTCGAGCTTGACATCACGCTCATCGAGTCCGGCCCTGACCTGGGCGCGATCTTGTACGACACCAGCGACAACTGTGGGCACACCTGCCAGTCGGCCTGCGTCTCCTGCATGTAA
- the fxlM gene encoding methyltransferase, FxLD system: protein MTETESTAVELREALAEAVVKNRSAIGTSVSDRILEAVRTVPRHLFVPGASLEEAYDNSASPIMKRDENGTPLSSVSAPWLQAAMLEQAQIEPGMRVLEIGSGGYNAALISELVGKKGRVVTLDIDPEACERATQGLDAAGYDEVVVVCADGEYGAAEYGPFDRIIVTVSAPDIPPAWTEQLAANGRLVVPLRLRGLARSFVFVPDGNTLRCTEFELCGFVPIQGAAEARQRLVSLDAEHVALRVDDHQPVEAVCLRRALESDRVDQWSGVTVGGMVAWDDLDMYLATRLHSYGYLTASDEGIASGRVNLALRWGMSATWDRDSLAYLAMRPIDEERTQFEFGAHGHGPRGAVLAQRLVHHVRSWDRGFRHHRPHFEVHPKDTLDGDLPPGLVVEKPHSRVTVSWPQS, encoded by the coding sequence ATGACCGAGACCGAATCGACCGCTGTGGAACTAAGGGAGGCCTTGGCTGAAGCGGTTGTGAAAAATCGCTCCGCCATAGGCACCTCGGTGTCTGATCGGATCTTGGAGGCAGTGCGCACTGTTCCTCGGCATTTGTTTGTTCCGGGGGCGAGTTTGGAAGAGGCCTACGATAACTCGGCCTCGCCGATTATGAAACGCGATGAGAATGGCACTCCGTTGAGTTCGGTCTCAGCTCCGTGGTTGCAAGCGGCGATGCTCGAACAGGCTCAGATTGAGCCGGGCATGAGGGTGCTGGAGATTGGCTCTGGTGGGTATAACGCGGCGCTCATTTCGGAACTCGTAGGCAAGAAGGGGCGCGTCGTCACGCTCGATATCGACCCTGAGGCGTGTGAACGCGCCACCCAGGGACTGGACGCGGCCGGTTATGACGAGGTGGTGGTCGTATGCGCTGACGGTGAGTACGGGGCGGCCGAGTACGGGCCGTTTGACCGCATCATCGTCACCGTCAGCGCACCGGATATACCTCCGGCATGGACTGAGCAGCTGGCCGCAAATGGCAGGTTGGTTGTTCCGTTGCGTCTGCGAGGGCTGGCCCGCAGTTTCGTGTTTGTGCCCGATGGAAACACGTTGAGATGCACCGAGTTCGAGCTGTGTGGCTTTGTTCCTATCCAGGGAGCGGCTGAGGCTCGTCAGCGACTGGTCTCCCTCGACGCAGAGCATGTGGCGCTACGGGTTGATGATCATCAACCGGTCGAAGCGGTCTGCCTGCGACGCGCGTTGGAGAGTGACCGGGTCGATCAGTGGTCGGGTGTCACTGTCGGCGGCATGGTCGCCTGGGATGACCTGGACATGTATCTGGCCACAAGGCTCCACAGCTACGGGTACCTCACCGCCTCCGATGAGGGAATCGCCTCGGGCCGCGTCAATTTGGCGTTGCGGTGGGGCATGTCGGCTACCTGGGACCGTGACTCCCTGGCATATCTGGCGATGCGCCCCATCGATGAGGAGCGCACCCAGTTCGAGTTCGGCGCTCACGGACACGGTCCACGCGGCGCCGTTTTGGCCCAGCGGCTGGTCCATCACGTGCGCAGCTGGGACCGCGGATTCCGGCACCATCGGCCTCACTTCGAGGTCCACCCCAAAGACACGCTGGATGGCGATTTGCCGCCAGGTTTGGTGGTGGAAAAGCCTCACAGCCGCGTCACTGTCTCCTGGCCGCAGTCCTAG